A section of the Babylonia areolata isolate BAREFJ2019XMU chromosome 1, ASM4173473v1, whole genome shotgun sequence genome encodes:
- the LOC143279461 gene encoding syntaxin-17-like has product MTSTAAPSSATMGTQQVVPERQLGGRTSVSRGIKLSLQRLRPTISKYLKVLDIHLHRLQQHQNNMEKFTQTEQWPQLHREQVNAMGTVQQVKATLQELQRARAQVVDNQVNDLHALLQEFQEQFVSALGSFLHFCQGKKLESYDDGTSENVAPTTIHAPAGAQVQTPPSVCVADNTCAAASREQLRQEMEELHTMALQFVCTISVTETETGKTNQTVTSDVKQANSGEENKTHRKTDKLKMAVLPVMGAILGGVMAGPVGLVTGIEIGTLAGSVGGGVAVLAGSTIFSSENKTSERASHSD; this is encoded by the exons ATGACGTCAACAGCTGCACCATCCTCCGCTACCATGGGGACACAGCAGGTGGTGCCAGAAAGACAATTAGGGGGGAGAACTAGTGTGAGCAGAGGGATCAAGCTGTCGCTGCAGCGACTGCGGCCAACCATCAGCAAGTACCTGAAGGTGCTGGACATCCATCTGCACCGACTGCAGCAACACCAGAACAATATGgagaag TTCACACAGACAGAGCAGTGGCCACAGCTGCACCGGGAGCAGGTCAACGCCATGGGAACAGTGCAGCAGGTCAAGGCCACACTGCAGGAGTTGCAGCGTGCTCGGGCACAGGTGGTGGACAACCAGGTGAACGACTTGCACGCCTTGCTGCAGGAGTTCCAGGAACAGTTTGTGTCGGCCCTTGGCTCTTTCCTGCACTTCTGTCAAGGGAAGAAACTGGAGTCGTATGATGATG GTACAAGTGAGAACGTGGCACCAACCACAATCCATGCACCTGCTGGAGCCCAGGTGCAAACGCCACCCAGCGTCTGTGTAGCAGACAACACTTGTGCTGCAGCCTCCAGGGAACAGCTGAGACAG GAAATGGAAGAGCTCCACACCATGGCTTTGCAGTTTGTCTGCACCATCAGTGTGACT gagactgagacagggaagacAAATCAGACTGTGACCAGTGATGTGAAACAAGCAAATTCAGGGGAGGAgaacaagacacacagaaag ACGGACAAACTGAAGATGGCAGTGCTGCCAGTGATGGGTGCCATACTGGGAGGAGTGATGGCGGGACCGGTGGGGTTGGTCACTGGCATAGAAATCGGCACTCTGGCTGGcagtgtgggagggggagttgCAG ttcttgCCGGTAGCACCATCTTCAGTTCAGAAAATAAGACTTCAGAAAGGGCAAGTCATTCAGATTAG